The Pyrenophora tritici-repentis strain M4 chromosome 2, whole genome shotgun sequence genome window below encodes:
- a CDS encoding Trichoplein multi-domain protein, which translates to MCRIEERIYMGRDGVRTSYDVHYPCSKERSDRTCPDATRTTKWSSHRRESFSRDNTPSPINPPTPTSSGTYLVQQRRPSGSGSRPSTRDGQRTIKPEIVIEFGAKKDKGKKYPSVSVSSNTYNRTSLGSLGSNDAAIDSPGSESSYIYRTGFPEATLPPPSAFSQPNSYIATPTASHGYHHRPTPSASSSQTPSLYVTSDPELDYDPPTPRQRTRYPPTIIHNPPTAAAPPSPSRRRAGDSSGLRQTTRVTPRVFSDDPYGPEGLRPFDDDLADRSGSSHASSGASDPTRRPKVSDERRKKKSEDQRRQEELDRQLAENIAQEDNIKQVRFELGRPAARTQERAERLQAEKEKERATAREEARAAKEMERLQAEKERERAAAREEARRRKHEEHERERLAQEKKERDDKMARDRKKEKSKPPTSDVFNKRPSGTRRMSSSSMTPEMMAEKRRLLEAENIQMQAEKQAAEEREREERLAAVKLQQETPAYYDPRSGMGRRGSVTRHDSVTRPSGMTRSNSKRRTSISQQTSPNLSTQVPETPYSTRAPSSRTKAPPPLSFPSNFQQPTTRPPSSSRRPSFSQDNPFAAQPPRTPAENPFAHTSAMSPSLAQDPWDLRTVENSLPIAPPPRPTNEARYQTIQPREPTRPSARQGPVYADAFDTGSDSPEDLAPAYTTRTGLSRRSSTSKGTKKKH; encoded by the coding sequence ATGTGTCGAATCGAGGAGCGTATCTACATGGGCCGCGATGGAGTGCGGACCAGTTATGATGTCCATTACCCGTGCAGCAAAGAGCGCAGTGACAGGACATGCCCTGATGCCACAAGGACGACTAAATGGTCGAGCCATAGGAGAGAATCCTTCTCCCGTGACAACACTCCCTCACCAATAAACCCGCCAACTCCTACAAGCTCTGGTACATATCTGGTGCAACAACGTCGTCCATCTGGTAGTGGTAGTCGCCCATCCACTCGTGACGGCCAGAGGACTATCAAACCGGAGATTGTCATTGAATTCGGAGCAAAGAAGGATAAAGGCAAGAAGTATCCTTCCGTCTCAGTTTCTTCCAATACATACAACCGGACCTCACTTGGTTCCCTCGGGTCCAATGATGCAGCCATTGATTCTCCGGGCTCTGAGTCTTCGTACATCTATCGGACCGGGTTCCCGGAGGCTACATTGCCTCCACCGTCCGCCTTTAGTCAGCCAAACAGCTACATCGCGACTCCCACCGCATCCCATGGCTATCATCATCGGCCAACCCCGTCGGCCTCCTCTAGTCAGACGCCGTCACTATATGTCACCTCCGACCCTGAACTTGACTATGATCCACCGACTCCTCGCCAGCGTACAAGATACCCCCCGACGATAATCCACAACCCACCtactgctgctgctccccCTTCCCCATCTCGCCGTCGTGCTGGAGATTCCTCGGGTTTACGTCAGACCACCAGGGTCACTCCACGTGTCTTTTCCGATGATCCATATGGGCCGGAAGGTCTTCGTCCATTTGATGATGACTTGGCAGATCGATCTGGTTCGTCTCACGCTAGTTCAGGGGCATCTGACCCCACCCGCCGCCCCAAAGTCAGCGACGAGCGacgcaagaagaagagcgAAGACCAACGTCGTCAAGAAGAGTTGGACCGACAGTTGGCTGAGAACATTGCGCAAGAAGACAACATTAAGCAGGTGCGATTTGAACTAGGTCGTCCAGCAGCTCGCACACAGGAGAGAGCAGAGCGACTGCAAGCTGAGAAGGAAAAAGAGCGAGCCACCGCACGCGAGGAGGCTCGCGCCGCCAAAGAGATGGAAAGGCTTCAAGCtgagaaagagagagagcgAGCCGCAGCACGGGAGGAAGCTCGACGACGCAAGCACGAAGAGCATGAACGGGAACGCCTAGCACAAGAGAAGAAGGAACGGGATGACAAGATGGCAAGAGATCGCAAGAAGGAAAAATCCAAGCCTCCAACGAGTGATGTCTTCAACAAGCGACCATCGGGCACGCGCCGAATGTCAAGCTCTTCCATGACTCCTGAGATGATGGCAGAAAAGCGCCGTCTTCTTGAAGCCGAGAACATCCAGATGCAGGCTGAGAAGCAAGCCGCAGAGGAGCGTGAGCGCGAGGAGAGACTGGCAGCTGTCAAACTCCAACAAGAAACGCCAGCTTACTACGACCCTCGCTCTGGAATGGGGCGAAGAGGCTCCGTCACCCGCCACGACAGTGTTACCCGCCCATCTGGTATGACCCGATCAAACAGCAAGCGTCGTACGAGCATCTCCCAGCAGACATCCCCTAATCTTAGCACCCAAGTACCCGAAACCCCCTACTCCACCCGGGCCCCCAGCTCAAGAACAAAAGCCCCGCCCCCACTCTCCTTCCCGTCAAACTTCCAGCAACCCACTACCCGGCCCCCATCCTCATCTCGCCGCCCCTCCTTCTCCCAAGACAACCCCTTCGCCGCACAGCCTCCCCGTACCCCTGCCGAAAATCCCTTCGCGCACACGTCAGCAATGTCACCGTCGCTCGCACAGGACCCCTGGGATCTGCGCACAGTGGAAAACTCGCTTCCTATCGCGCCACCACCACGTCCGACAAATGAAGCTCGCTACCAAACTATCCAGCCTCGCGAACCGACTCGTCCGTCTGCTAGACAGGGTCCCGTGTATGCGGATGCATTTGATACTGGGTCTGATAGTCCTGAGGACCTTGCGCCGGCTTATACGACGAGGACGGGGTTGAGTCGAAGGAGCTCGACGTCCAAGGggacgaagaagaagcatTAG